A stretch of DNA from Paenibacillus albus:
GCGCCAGGAGGAGCTGCAGGGCTCCGATGCGCTGATCAGCGACTTCCGTCAGCTGCTGGAGCTGGCGGGGGAGTAGGCTGGGCTCACAACCGCAATGCACAACAACAGAGAACCCACCATTCTCACTAGGAAGGTGGGTTTCTCTGTGCTTAGTCATAGGTCGACGGGACGAGCTTCTCTTTCCGTCGTTTTTTTTGTTCGTACAGCCAGATGGCGTATTCAAGCGGCCTGATGATAGCCGTCCGGTAGGTGTCGCGTTCACCGGCTTGGATGAACACTTCGCGAGCTGGCTTCGGGTTGACCTCGAGCAGCCAGATTTGGCCCTTGCGGTCAATTGCAAGGTCGAGCGCAAGCTCGCATAGGCGGCCATAGGACTGCTCCAGAAATTCGGCGATTTCGACGCCGAGCAGCTCTGCTCGCGCCATGATGTCTTGCGTGGCTTTATCGTCCTTGATCCACTCGCTGAGCAGCTCTTTCATTCGGATCGCTTGCCCGCCGCCGTGCAGATTGGACGTGATGCTGCGAGAAGCGCCGATCCGGCCGGCACAACCGGTTACCTCCCATTCGCCTAGCCCATTTTTCTGCACGAGCATCCGGTAGTCATGGACACGCCCGTTCGGAAGCTTCAGCTGGATGCCCTGCTGCACGAGGTAGTTATTATCCTTCAGATTCCAAGATGACAGCCTGCTCTGAATGCTGGAGAGCGCGACCCGCTGCGGCGACACGATCCGGCGATCCTGGTCACGGCCTTGAATCGAGTAGCTGGCTCCTTGTTTCTCAATCCGAAGAATGCCGCGGCCGCCGGTGCCGTTAATCGGCTTTAAGTAGACGAGAGGATACTTGCGGATCATCTCCATCAAGTCATTCGAGCTCTCATACAAGCGCGTTTGAGGCAGATGCTCCTTGAAAACCTCTTCCTTGCGCATGGTTTTGTAAACCGTCCATTTGTTGCGAAGCACGCGGTTAAGAAAGGTGAGATGCCCGTACTTCCTGCGAAAATTACTCAGCTCCACGAAACGATGGCTCTTCTGAATTCGGCACCGATCATAGATCATGTGCGGAAAAGAACGCCATCTTCGCGTCCAGCTCTGCGTTGCAGCATCATACATATGTGCGTTAATCCGGTTCTGCGCATAGTTCACGTCAGAAGGCGTAAATACGAACACCTCAAGGCCGAGCTTCTTTCCTGAAATGATCATCTTCTGATAGACAGGCCTCTCCTCGAGCAGGCCATTGTCATTGAGATAGAGGGTTAGGATGCCGAGAACCGGCTGACCCATAATAACTCCTCCTAAACATTTTTGCATTCGTTACCGAAGGTGGAGTGACAAGCTCACTACCGAAGCGTGGGGCTTAATCTTGCTCTAGCCGCGCAGCTCTAGCTCTCAAACCGAAGCGTCGGCTTCCCTGTTGGTCCGATATGAAGGCTGACCGCCTTCATGCCGGCACGGAAGCACATGTTCATGCTTGACGGGTTATCGGCAGCAACCGCGCAAGTAAGGCGCCCGAGGCGCCGATGCAACGCCGCAAGCAGCGCGCTTCCGGCGCCTTGGCCGCGAAATTCCGGCGAGACGACGACGAAGCAGGCACTCTCGCCGCCGTCCTCCGCGAAAGCGACGGCGGCGAGCTTGCCGCTTATCACCGCGATGGCAATCGCCGCTTCAGCGCCTGCTTCGCCACCGCCACTGCCGCCACTACTGGCCGCTCGGCTTGCCGCAAGCCGCGCCGGAGCAAGCCCCTGAAGCGCAGCGAGCGCTGCGGTCGTAATCCGTTTATCTCCGTACCGATACAGAAAACGAGTGATCTTCTCTTTCGATGCCGACCACTGGGACGGCGACAACAGCTTTACTTTCACGGGGGAACTCACTCCTTGCGTGCACGTTGCCCGCACCTAAAGCGCATGATCCCCATCGCACTAGAGCAACAAATCGCGACCCGCCCGATGCTGTCTGCTACAGCCCTCGCATCTTCAGCAAATACTGGCTGTACTGAAAGATCCGGTCAAGCGAACGTTTGCGAATGTCCGGTTCATCGAACTTCATCGGCTTTGCATTGGCCTCGAAGAACCAGACATGGCCGTCTTGATCGACGCCGAGATCCATCGACATTTCCATCAGCTTGCGGCGGGAGCCGCGCTCGATCTGCCTCGCGATGATGAGCGCCGTATTGCGAGTCTTTATAAGCAGTTTACGTGCTTCATCTTGGCCAAATACGCTGACAAGCAGTTTCTCCGGGTCCTCGATGCTGCCGCCGCGAGGCACATGCGTCGTAATGCTGTAAGAGCCTGCAACCCGAGCGCCGATGCCGCTGATATCCCATTGGCCGCGCCGATTCTTCTGCACAAGCGTTCGCAGATCGAAGGACCGCTCATTGAATGCAGCGAGCTGAATGCCTTGCTGAGCGATATACCGCTCGCCGCTGCTTTCTTTTACAATCCGAGCCCAGAGCTTCGCAATCGTGCCGCAATTGTAGGTGGTGCTGCCCTTATCGCCTTGAATCTTCAGCGTATAGGGGAGCGTCTTCTCCGGCTGCAGCTGAATCGTCATAATGCCCTTGCCCGCTTTACCGCTGACCGGCTTCAAGTACAGAAAACGGTGCTTCAGCATCATTTTGCCGAGGCCTCCCGCTGTCAAGAGACGCCGTGTAGCGGGAATGAACGGCTGCGTCGTGCGGGACTGGCGCAGCCATTTGAATAGGCTCCACTTGTTGAAGAACGAAGGGTTAAAGATTTGAATTTCCGGATGATTGACGCAAGCTGCGATCTTCCGCCTTGCTTCCGGTTGCAGCTCATCCTCGCGCAGCGGAATCCGGTTATAGATCAAGTTCGGAACAGGGAACTTCTGCCCAATCCACGTATCGGTATCTCTGTCATAGGTGAAGCCGTCAAGCAGCTTCCGACGAAGCTTCAGCTGCTTGACAGTAACCACGTAAACGAGGAAGCCGTGATCGGCACCTGCTGCAATAATGTCGGCGAAGTTGCTCCGGTTGCCGCGAAACAGCTGGATGTCGTCTTCAATCGTCAATATTGCAAGAACGGACTGCTTGCTCTGAATGATGGCGGCTTCGTCCGCTGAATCCTCGTGAAATACGAGTGCCATCAGACTTCGCCTCCTTGCCCCGTGAACTTGCTGAGGTACATGCAGTGCTCCAGGATATGATTAACCGACTCCCGTCCTTGCGCGCGAAGTGCCGGATGGCTGAAGATCGAACGGCCCGGCTTGGCGTTCGCTTCGAACATCCACACCTCACCGTCCTTGTCGATGCCGATATCCAGGCCAAGCTCACCGAGCGTATGCGGGAAGTTGCGCTCGATGGCTTCCGACAGCTTCACGGAAACTTCTTTCGCTTTGGTCAGCATCTCGTCGGAGCGCTCGCCGAAGGCTTGCTTGAGCGCCTGTTCCGGCGTGAGCAGTTGGCCGCCGTTCTTGATATGCGTCGTTACGCTGCCGCGGCCCGCTTTCTTCGCGCCGATGCCGACCGGCACCCATGCGTTGTTGCCGTTCTTATGCATATGAAAGCGGAAGTCGATCGGGCAGCCATCGATTTCGATGAGCCGAACGCCTTGCTGGCTCACATACCGGCCGAGTCCGCTGCCATGCCTCGTTTCCAGCATCCGCATTAAGCTGTTGAAGTTCGTAAATCGCAGCAGGACGTTCGTGCCGCCTCTGCGATAACGGGCGAAATATCCGCGCTTCGGATGATACGTAAGCCGGTAAATACCGATGCCAAGGCTGCCTGCAGTCGGCTTGTAATAGATGAATTGATGGTTCTCGAGCATCTCTTTTATTTTATCCGAGCGTGGGTTCGTGACGGACTCCGGCAAGTGTTCGAGAGCCTCTACGTCCTTGTCGAGCAGCTTATATACATCCGATTTGTTGAAGAAGCTCCAGTTGAAGAACGGAACACCTTTACGGATGAATCGCTCCCTGAGCGACATGATCGTAGAAGTGGTCTCTGCAACGCGGCTCGGCAAACGGTTATAAACAACATCGGGAAGCGGAACGACTTTGCGATACCAGCCGCCGGTGCTGTTCAAGAAGTAGCCGTTAATCGTGCCTTGATTCCAGTTCACGTCTCTCGGAGTAAAGGCGAAGAAATAGGCCTTGCGTTCCCCTATCCGAAGCAGTTGGCGAATATATCCGGAGCGGGAGCCAAACGGGGACTCGCTGGAACGACTGCCGTCTGTCAGGACTCCGATCAGCGGACCAAGCTGAACCTCATTGTCGTCTCCTTGAATAAAGGAGATGCTGCCGGCTTTCGGCACACGGATGGATTGGCGGACGCCAGCGGACAGATAGAGATGGTGACCTTGCCGCTCAATGGTTTTGACCGCTGCGGTTATAACCTCGTGGCCGAGCTTTAATTGAATTGTCTTTTTGCCGGCAAGCTTCAGCGACTTGAGGAGTGAGCCCGACAGATAGACGATACGGTCGCTTGATGGTGAGAAGTGTACATGACAAGATGTCAAACTCATGGATGAACCTCCTGGATGTATCTCCCTTGATTTCGGTTTGAATGGAATAATGGTTTCTGGCGAGCAGCGAGATGCAGGGCATACTGCAGCGGCCGCATGACCGCAGCTTCATACGTGTGCTCATCATCCTCAAAAGATTGACGGCCAGGCTTGCTGTTTGCTTCCAGCAGCCATATTCGGCCGTCCTGTTCAATGCCGAAGTCTAGCCCAAGCTCGGCAAAACGTCCGAAATGCTGCTCCAGCACTTCGGCTGCACATTCGCTGATACGGCGGATGAGCTGCAGCATTCGAGCTGCGACTTCTTCACCGAAGCGCTCTGTAAGCACATCTGCAGCATTCGCTGCGGTGCCACCGCCGTGCAAATTCGAGGTAACGCTTCCGCTCTCGCCCGTGCGAATGGCAGCGCCGGTGAAAGTCCACCTTCCAAAGCCGTCCTTTTGCACAAGTGCACGAACGTCGAAGGGACAGCCGGTCTCGTCAATCAACTTGAGACAGGGCTGGATAACGTAAGGTGCTCCAGCGGTGAACCGGAAGATCCAGCTGCATACATTACGCCAACTGGAGAACGCATGTGAAAGAGGACGGTTCCTTCGGTCTCTGCCATCAATCTGCCAGCCGTTTGCCGCCCGTATGAGTCGAAATGCACCTTTGCCCTGCGCACCGGCAGATGGTTTCATGAAGATGCCGTCCTCGTGCTGGCTTGCTGCAAGCTCGAGACTATGCGCGCCGGAATAACCCACCGAGCTCGGGACATGCGGCGCTAGCTTGGTATTGCCACTCAGCACGCTGTAGACATATAGCTTGCCGGGAAGCGAACCATTCAATAGAGTATACGGCTTCAATCGTTTTAGTTCGTTCAGCGCCTCCACTATCAGCGCGTAATGATCGGATGACTTAGGCAGCGCCCGGTCATAGACAAGGTCGGGAAGCGGGAAGCTTCCCGCATGCCATGCTCCGTCCCGCAGCTGATAACCGTGAAGCGTTCGGTTCACTGCGTACGGGACGCTGGTGGCGCAGAAGAAATATACGAGCAGCCCAAGTGATTGCGAGAGGCTGTTCAGCAGACGGCAGAAGGAGTCCTCCGGCAATGCGGAAGGCGCCTTGCTCTCGCCTTGAGCACCGGAGACGGACTTCGGGCGAATTTCACTGATCATAACGCCAAGTACGGGAAATTGTTCAGAGATAGCCATGCGGTCGCTACCTCCTTTTCGTTAAAATTCGGCAAGATGCCGGGCATAGCGAATCAAATTGCGGACAGACGGGCGGATTTTGTTATCCTGCAGCGGCGTATTATCGTTCTTGGACGGCTTCGAGTTGACCTCGAGCAGCCAGACCCGGCCGCTCGTATCGAGCGCCAGATCGATACCAAGCTCACCGAAGTGAGCAGGGATGTGCGTATCAATACCCTTCGCAATTTCAAGAGCTGCGCGGGTCAGTTTTCCAGGTGCATCACTGCTGTTGGATAGGTTTGACTTTGCGACCGCCTCACGAACCGTGCTGAGCGTACCGCCTCTGGCAAGATTGGAGACGAAATGATTGCTTCCGGCTGTACGCGCGACGATGGATGTGAGCATCCATTTGCCGAGCTCATTCTTCTGCACAAGCGCGCGGAAATCGACGGGCCGCCCCAAAATATCAATCAGATGAAGACCTTGCTGGATCTGATAACGGACCGTTTTCATTTTGCCGGAGATGGATGCGTACAGTTTGGCGATCCCGTTAAAATGCTGTCTCCGCGTCCCGAGCGTAGTCGCATATTGTGCAGAATAAGAATCGGTATCGACTCTGGTGATGCGGATAATGCCTTTGCCCAGACTGCCGCGCACCGGCTTGAGGAAGACGGTGTTGTGCTTACTGCACATCGCCTTGAGCATCGGCAAGCTGCGCAGCACATGCGATTCCGGCAAATATTTGATGAGGGAGCCGTCCTTCACCAATGCTTCGAACACTTCGGATTTATCGAGAAACTTCTCGTTGAACACCGTACTTCCATGCCGGAGCTTCACTTCTTTAATAAATTGCTGCACGTTCACGCGATTCTCCAGCTTGCGGCTCGTTAAACGGTTGTTAACGACATCGGGAACGGGCATCATCACTTTCCGCCAGCCATCGGAGTAGACCCATCCCTCAACATGATTGAAATTATCAGTTACATGATCCGGCGTAAAAAAATAAACATGAGCGCCTTGGGCGGCGCAGGCATCGACGAGTTCCTTGCAGAACATAGTGATGGAGCCGAAAGGCCGGTCTCTTGTTTCGGGATCGTCGCGGCTGATAAGAACACCGATGAGCGGTCCAAGCGAGAGAGTAGATGTATCGTAGTTGTAACGGATGCGAAGCGATGTACCTACGAACAAGCCCATCTTCCTTGCTAAGCTTTGACCGATGCGCATGCCGTCATATCGCTCAACGGGCACTACTTTGACATAATGGCGAAGCGCTCCAAACTTCAGGATGACCGGCTGTCCTTGCGGAATTTTCCACTGTCTTAAATAAGCATCGCCGAGCATTATGGCATCATCCGGCAAGATGCCTGGGCTGATGACCTGAACGGCGACTTTCGATTTGAGCATCGACGAAGCTCCTTCCAGGCTGGAGGATGACGAGGTGCAGCTTCTCAAGGTCTTAGGCAGTTACACACGAATTAATTCATCATATGAGGACAGATATACCTTGGTGATTGGCGGACAGCGTCCGAACAGCGAAAAATAGGCATATGCCCCCCGTTTTTTCTGAAAACTTGACCTGCTTCTGCTACAATAGAACGTACCCTAGTACTAGAAAAGGAGTGACCGTCCGTGGCTTCCGGAGTAAATGGGCTAGAAGCGCTAACGAAACACGAGCGTCTTATGCAATATATTAATGCTCTCGAGATCGGTACCAAACTATCGGTGCGCACGATGGCAGAGGAGCTCGAAGTAAGCGAGGGCACAGCATATAAGGCGATCAAGGAAGCGGAAGCGGCCGGGCTTGTCAGCACGAAAGAACGGATCGGCACGGTCCGCATTCAGCGCCGCAACCGAGAGACGCTCGAGCGGCTGACGTTCGGCGAGGTTGTTGAAATTGTGCAAGGCGAGCTGTTCGGAGGCTCGGCGGGTCTTGATAATACGCTGCATAAGTTTGTGATCGGCGCGATGGAGCTGGATGCGATGGTGCGGTACATCGACGCCGGCAGCTTGCTGATCGTCGGTAACCGGGAAGGGGCGCACAGATGCGCGCTCGAGCAGGGCGCGGGCGTACTGATTACGGGGGGATTCGGCACAAGCGAAGAGATCAAGCGGCTCGCAGATGTGAAAGGGCTGCCCATCCTCTCCTCCAAGTACGATACCTTTACCGTTGCTTCGATGATTAACCGGGCGATGTTCGACAGGCTGATCCGCCAGAAAATCATGCTCGTCGAAGACATCGTCACGTATAGCCGTCCGGTAGAGACGATGCGGCTTGGCGAGACGAAGAACGATTATATGCTGCTTGCGGCCAGAGTTGGCGGCTCGCGTTTTCCGGTGCTGGATGATCGAGGCCGGGTAGTCGGGATGATGACAGCTAAGGATGCCGAAGGCGAGCAAGATACACAGCTCGTGGACAAGCTGATGACACGCAGCCCGATTACAGCTGCGCCGAATATTCCGATTGCCTCCGCGGCGCATACGATGGCGGCTGAAGGCATTGATCTGCTGCCGATCGTCGATAAGAACCGCAAGCTGCTCGCTGCGCTCAGCCGAACGGAAGTGCTGGAAGCGATGCGTTATGCAGGAAAGCAGAAGGAGTCCGGTGAAACGTTCGATGAATTGATCGGTGCGGGCTTCGTGAAGAAAGAGAATGAACAGAGCGATTGGCTCTATGAAGGGCGAATTACTCCGCAAATGTCAGGGACGTTCGGTACAATTTCAGAAGGGGTGCTGGTCACCTTAATGACGCAGGCAGCTCGGGTGCTTATTCGAGAGATGGGGAAGCGGGATTATATTATCGAGAGTATGACGACCTATTTTGTAAGGCCGATACAGCTGGAGAGCGAAGTGGTCATTCAGCCGAGCCTGCTGGAGATGAGCCGCAAGAGCGCTAAGCTCGAGATCGAGCTAAAGGACCCAAGCGGCCTTGCTGCCAAAGCAATGCTTACCGCACAATTAATTGATCCGTACTAACCTTTCATCGAGCGGTAAATGCTGTTGTTGCGCAATCCCGCGAACAGATTGAACAGGCCAAGAACGATAAACAACGTGCCGATAATGACTTTAATTGTCGAGCCGTTGTAAGCAAGCATGGCGAAAAGGGCAATGAAGATGAGCATGATGCCCATGTAGATGTTCATGCGTGCGGCATAGATGCCTCGCTGCCGAGTGTCGGTTGATCGGCGTGCTTTATAGCTGTTGTAAACCGAGAACAGCGATGTGCCGATAATCACGATGACGATCAGCCAGTGAAGTGTACTTTCCATGAGGTTATTGCAGCTCCTTTTTAGTTGTGCAGGTTATACATGTTTGTCCCATTGTAGCATGAATTGCCGCATCAGCGAAAATAAGCCTGTGCCCCCACCTGTGTCAATTATGTGATCGGTCGGGGTCGTACGGCATCGCTTTAAACCACACCTGCAGCACATTATCGACGACGAGCATCGTCCGAATTTCGACGGTGAATTCTTTGCCGCTCGTCAGCAAATAGACTTTGTTATCCATCAGCTCCCGGCCGAGCTCGCCATTGGCATTGATCTTATAAATACTCGTGCCGACGAAGACGCTGAGGTCCTTCCTCAGCTTATCCTTCAGCTCCAGCTTCAACTGCTCGTCCGTCAAGGCGGGACTATCCGATGCTCTATTGTCCAGCAAGATCGGCTGTATCGTCTTAATGACGGTATGCTGGTCTTTAAATTTATTCAGCTTTTCTACCCGATCTTCATACTCAATCAATTTATCCTCGAGCTCCGTGTTGCTGTCGCGCAAGGCGTTGAAACTCATGAAGAAGACTGCGTGATAGGCCATTGCGCCTAGTATGGCGCCAAGCACGACAAATGCGCATGCCTGGACCAGCCTCGTATACCGTTCAAAGGGCGGAACGCGCATGAGTTAGACCGCCCCTCTGCACAGCCAGCGAATCAGCTCTGTCCCCATATGCGCGCCGAGGAAGGCGCACAGAATGTAGGCGATCTGGAGCGCGACCGGCGATAGATGACCTTCGATCATATTGCTTTCAATGACCCTCATCGGATCAATCGTGCCGCCGACAGCGGCAACTAGCGCCCAAATTTTGAGCCGCGAAGCGGTTTCCAGCATAATGGCAGCAGGTGCGGCAAGTACGAATACCGAGCCAATTCCGGCCAGCATAGAGCCGCCGAATACGACGCCGAAGGCGATGAAGAAATCAATCGTAGCTTTCGATAAGAAGGAGTCCATCCTTTTCATTACACCCTCCTGTGAAATGCATAGGATACAGCTTCACAAGCAGCTCGTCCCTTAGTCCATTCTATGGGCGAGCAAGGCGGCAATATGATAAACTAGTATAAATGCTTTTTCTTTGAAAGAAAGAAGGGACGATCAATGAGCGGCGAACGCGATTTTGTCCATTTGCACGTGCATAGCGAATTCAGCCTGCTCGATGGGGCTGCTCGGATAAAAGATTTGGTGAACCAAGCTTCCGCGCTTGGCATGAAGGCTCTCGCCTTAACAGATCACGGCGTCTTGTACGGCGCTGTGCCATTCTATAAAGCTTGTATCGCTAGAGGCATCAAGCCGATTATCGGCTGCGAGGTATATTTCACGACGGGATCGCGCTTCGACAAGGGCGCGCGCAAGGATAATCCGATCTATCATTTGATTCTGCTGGCCAAGAACGAGACAGGCTACCGGAATTTGATGAAGCTGAGCTCGATTGGCCATTTGGAAGGTTTCCATTACAAGCCTCGGATCGATCTTGAAGTGCTGTCCGAATACTCGGAAGGGCTCATCTGTCTCAGCTCCTGCCTGGGCAGTGAGATTGCGCAGCACCTCTTGCATGACCGATACGAGCATGCGCTGAAGTCTGCTGAGCGCTACCGCTCCATATTTGGCGAAGATTTCTATCTGGAGCTGCAAGACCACGGTATGCTGGAGCAGAAGAAAGTACTGCAGGCGACGCTGCGGCTAGCTCAGGAGACAGGCATTTTGACGGTAGCGACGAACGACGTTCATTACTTGAACAACACGGATGCCGCTGTTCAGGATGTGCTGATCTGCATCGGCACGGGCAAGACGGTTGAAGACGATGACCGTCTCAAAATGATGACGGACCAGATGTACCTCAAAAGTGCCGATGAGATGGAGATGCAGTTCCGCCAGGCGCCGGATGCTGTCGCTCGTACGGTAGAAATTGCGGATAAATGCCAGCTGGAGCTGACATTCGGTCGCGCGCTGCTGCCAAGATTTAGTCCGATTCCGACCGGAATGAACTCGGCGGACTACTTGTCTGCGCTCTGCCATGAGGGGCTTGAGACGCGTTATTCCGGGGAACAGGCATGGAGTTCGGATGTGGACTATAAGCATCGCATCACGGAACGGCTCGATTATGAGCTTGGCGTTATTGACAAAATGGGCTTCAGCGACTATTTCCTCATCGTGTGGGACTTCATTAGGTTTGCGCATGAGCAGGGTATTCGGACTGGTCCGGGCCGGGGCTCGTCGGCAGGCAGCCTCGTTGCGTACACGCTTAATATCACGGATGTCGATCCGATCAAATACAAGCTGTTGTTCGAGAGATTCCTCAATCCCGAGCGGATTACGATGCCGGATATCGATATTGACTTCAACGATGAGCGTCGTGACGAAGTAATCAGCTACGTGTCTGCGAAGTACGGCGATGAGCATGTGGCGCAGATCATTACATTTGGTACGATGGCGGCAAAAGCAGCCGTTCGCGACGTTGGACGCGCGATGGCCGTTCCGTTCGGCGAGGTGGACCGGGCGGCGAAGCTGATTCCGAACCAGCTCGGCATTACGCTTGAGGAAGCGATGCGCGTCAGCACCGAGCTTCGCGAAGCGGCCGAGCGCCAGCCTAAGACAGCCGATCTGCTGCGGATGGCGCTGAAGGTGGAGGGAATGCCCCGCCATGCCTCAACGCATGCGGCAGGTGTTGTCATCTCTGGCGAACCGCTTACTAACTACGTGCCTTTGCAGGCAGGCAGCGAGAAGACGGCTCTGACGCAATATTCGATGGAGCATCTCGAGTCAGTCGGACTGCTGAAGATGGACTTCCTCGGCTTGCGCACGTTATCCATTCTTGAACGCACGCTGGACTGGGTGAAGAAGCAGCAGGGGATCACAGTGGATTTTCGCTTCATCCCCGACAACGATCCGGCAACCTACGCGATGCTCTCGCGAGGCGAGACGACGGGTATCTTCCAACTTGAGTCTGCTGGCGTTCGGCGCGTGCTGAAGGAGCTGAAGCCGACTCAGTTCGAGGATATTGTCTCGGTATGTGCACTGTATCGTCCGGGTCCGATGGAGTTTATCCCGAAATATATCGCCGGTAAGCATGGACTTACCGCTGTTGAATATCCGCATCCGTCTCTTGAGCCGATTCTTGCCGACACGTACGGCATTATCGTGTATCAGGAGCAAATCATGCAGATTGCCTCGACGATGGCGGGCTTCTCGCTTGGCGAGTCGGACTTGCTGCGCCGAGCCGTATCGAAGAAGAAACGCGAGGTGCTCGACGAGGAGCGCGCTCACTTCGTAGCGGGCAGCTTGAGCCAAGGCTACGCGGAGAAAGATGCGAATGCTGTGTACGATATGATCGTCCGTTTCGCGGACTACGGCTTCCCGCGCGCGCATGCGGCGGCGTATGGCGTGCTCGCGTTCCAGACGGCATGGCTCAAGGCGAATCATCCTATACCATTCATGGCTTCTATGCTCGCGTCGGTCACAGGCAGCCAGCGGAAGACGGCGGAATATGTGGACGAATGCCGCCGAATGGACATCGAAGTGCTGCCGCCGGATGTGAATGAGAGCAATGTGACGTTCACGCCGGTGAACGGTGCGGTTCGTTTCGGCCTCGCATCAATTAAGAACGTAGGGACGCAAGCAATTGAATCACTCTTGAAGGAGCGGGATGACCGTCCGTTCGAGAGCCTGCTCGATCTATGCCGCCGCGTAGACCTGCGTGTCGTGAACAAACGAGTGCTTGAATCCCTGATTCAAGCTGGTGCTTGCGATTCGCTTGGCGGACATCGCGCGCAGCTGGTCGCTGTGCTCGATGAGACAGTCGAAG
This window harbors:
- a CDS encoding YtrH family sporulation protein codes for the protein MDSFLSKATIDFFIAFGVVFGGSMLAGIGSVFVLAAPAAIMLETASRLKIWALVAAVGGTIDPMRVIESNMIEGHLSPVALQIAYILCAFLGAHMGTELIRWLCRGAV
- a CDS encoding DNA polymerase III subunit alpha, with the translated sequence MSGERDFVHLHVHSEFSLLDGAARIKDLVNQASALGMKALALTDHGVLYGAVPFYKACIARGIKPIIGCEVYFTTGSRFDKGARKDNPIYHLILLAKNETGYRNLMKLSSIGHLEGFHYKPRIDLEVLSEYSEGLICLSSCLGSEIAQHLLHDRYEHALKSAERYRSIFGEDFYLELQDHGMLEQKKVLQATLRLAQETGILTVATNDVHYLNNTDAAVQDVLICIGTGKTVEDDDRLKMMTDQMYLKSADEMEMQFRQAPDAVARTVEIADKCQLELTFGRALLPRFSPIPTGMNSADYLSALCHEGLETRYSGEQAWSSDVDYKHRITERLDYELGVIDKMGFSDYFLIVWDFIRFAHEQGIRTGPGRGSSAGSLVAYTLNITDVDPIKYKLLFERFLNPERITMPDIDIDFNDERRDEVISYVSAKYGDEHVAQIITFGTMAAKAAVRDVGRAMAVPFGEVDRAAKLIPNQLGITLEEAMRVSTELREAAERQPKTADLLRMALKVEGMPRHASTHAAGVVISGEPLTNYVPLQAGSEKTALTQYSMEHLESVGLLKMDFLGLRTLSILERTLDWVKKQQGITVDFRFIPDNDPATYAMLSRGETTGIFQLESAGVRRVLKELKPTQFEDIVSVCALYRPGPMEFIPKYIAGKHGLTAVEYPHPSLEPILADTYGIIVYQEQIMQIASTMAGFSLGESDLLRRAVSKKKREVLDEERAHFVAGSLSQGYAEKDANAVYDMIVRFADYGFPRAHAAAYGVLAFQTAWLKANHPIPFMASMLASVTGSQRKTAEYVDECRRMDIEVLPPDVNESNVTFTPVNGAVRFGLASIKNVGTQAIESLLKERDDRPFESLLDLCRRVDLRVVNKRVLESLIQAGACDSLGGHRAQLVAVLDETVEAALKWRKEREELQIELFGFDEVQNWDVEMPEVPAYTTGQKLSLERELLGMYLSGHPLDAYEAELAELPLDRLVDLMDVPDGAYAIVSAMVVSAKHFTTKKGQAMAFLEIEDRIMRVEAVAFPTIWKRHSAALDPGSLAIVLASVQHQEEDYKLLIEDVVPLGGGVSGMGSAPADVAAGVQRLQRQARSRSGEAAARGGGSAAGASGTAAPRPAPAVQARGASAGASQPGSAGGAAPRQAAPAAPARANAPARSGEAAPPAVSRGSAASQPAAAPAKRPQRLYVKIAAGREDSASLAKLKSLLTASSGVYETVLFYESEGRTVALSDAFRIKPSEQLLSQIESIFGKGSAVVK